A single window of Rhodamnia argentea isolate NSW1041297 chromosome 5, ASM2092103v1, whole genome shotgun sequence DNA harbors:
- the LOC115755215 gene encoding probable LRR receptor-like serine/threonine-protein kinase At3g47570 has product MDFRGNDFKALIYEFMANESLEEWLHPRTKGRDDERGESKNLRLVQRLNIAGDIATAIEYLHKGCSLPIIHGDLKPSNVLLDNDMVARVGDFGLAKIISTMSYEAIGVQDQGSSTSTAVRRSIGYVPPDFVKMTVNDLS; this is encoded by the exons ATGGACTTTcgtggcaatgacttcaaagcTTTAATATACGAGTTCATGGCTAATGAAAGCTTGGAAGAGTGGCTGCACCCTCGGACTAAAGGACGAGATGATGAACGTGGTGAATCTAAAAATCTAAGACTAGTGCAGAGGTTAAACATCGCCGGCGACATAGCTACTGCTATCGAATATCTCCATAAGGGTTGTTCTCTACCAATCATCCATGGTGATCTGAAGCCAAGTAATGTGCTCCTAGACAATGATATGGTGGCTCGAGTTGGAGACTTTGGGCTTGCAAAGATCATTTCAACAATGTCTTACGAAGCCATAGGAGTTCAAGACCAGGGCAGTTCAACTTCAACCGCTGTCAGAAGATCCATTGGCTATGTGCCTCCAG ATTTTGTGAAGATGACTGTGAACGACTTATCTTGA